Proteins from a single region of Kluyveromyces lactis strain NRRL Y-1140 chromosome C complete sequence:
- the PTC5 gene encoding type 2C protein phosphatase PTC5 (similar to uniprot|Q12511 Saccharomyces cerevisiae YOR090C PTC5 Mitochondrially localized type 2C protein phosphatase contains Mg2 /Mn2 -dependent casein phosphatase activity in vitro but in vivo substrates are unknown), with the protein MPPPSLLQSRAARTLSRCLSKKDLSKMLFLSQRRQLSTSNQKRKSGLLRSNEWKYAVIGGALVLGYSYLTNYVSSDTINGIKHYSSGDGFKTGKSDPSSNTNSNTNTISLLNDRQVESILHKSEESYFVNRGKGILRYDVSQLPSNAPIEDNRVEQIITVPTESSESLEDLYFFGIFDGHGGPYTSAKLSQDLVPYVAHQLGQIYGKGVGFLTSESIDEAIMRGFLQLDNDIVYGSLGKLFEEPTKENLIESLPAVSGACSLLSMYDSNNCTLKVAVTGDSRAILVKQSDDGAWTVKSLSTDQTGDNVQEVERIQKEHPDEPNCVRQGRILGSLQPSRAFGDYRYKVKEINGKTVYDLPDHLKIYFRREPKDFLTPPYVTAKPEITTTNVDPKTKFMVLGSDGLFELLSNDEIAGLVVKWMESHPIKKNFKMLKEQSPQGKLPKLEDISPDKEAQRPAFRYQSSKKPDSKSEYLMQDENVATHLIRNALSGGGNKEYVSTLVSIPPTKSRRYRDDLTVTVVFFGEETEGIDGKLELNHKATKPEESKL; encoded by the coding sequence ATGCCACCACCGTCATTATTGCAGTCCCGGGCTGCTAGAACTCTCTCAAGGTGCCTTTCTAAGAAAGATCTTTCGAAAATGCTTTTTTTAAGCCAGCGTCGACAGCTCTCAACCTCTAACCAAAAGAGAAAATCAGGCCTTCTCAGATCCAATGAATGGAAATATGCTGTCATAGGAGGTGCATTAGTACTGGGGTACTCTTATTTAACCAACTACGTCAGTTCTGATACGATAAATGGTATCAAGCATTACTCTTCTGGAGATGGTTTCAAGACTGGGAAATCTGATCCCAGTTCGAACACAAATTCGAACACAAACACAATCTCTTTGTTGAACGACCGTCAAGTAGAAAGTATCTTACACAAATCAGAAGAATCATATTTTGTTAATAGGGGAAAAGGTATTCTTCGTTATGATGTTTCTCAACTTCCTTCCAATGCTCCAATCGAAGATAACAGAGTTGAGCAGATTATCACCGTACCAACCGAATCATCCGAAAGCCTAGAAGATTTGTACttttttggaatttttgaTGGACATGGAGGTCCATACACGTCTGCAAAATTATCTCAGGATTTAGTGCCCTACGTGGCCCACCAATTGGGGCAAATTTACGGTAAAGGGGTAGGTTTCCTAACCTCTGAATCGATCGATGAGGCCATTATGCGAGGGTTCCTTCAATTGGATAACGATATCGTGTATGGCAGCCTCGGAAAATTATTCGAAGAACCTACTAAGGAGAACTTAATCGAATCATTACCTGCTGTGTCTGGTGCTTGCAGTCTTTTGTCAATGTACGATTCAAATAACTGCACGTTGAAGGTAGCAGTAACCGGAGATTCACGTGCTATTTTGGTAAAACAGTCTGACGATGGTGCTTGGACTGTAAAATCCTTAAGTACCGATCAGACTGGTGATAATGTACAAGAGGTCGAGAGAATCCAGAAGGAGCACCCTGATGAACCAAACTGTGTACGTCAGGGTAGAATACTAGGATCTCTCCAACCTTCAAGGGCTTTTGGTGACTACAGGTACAAAGTGAAAGAGATAAATGGGAAAACCGTTTATGATCTACCTGACCATTTGAAGATATATTTCAGGAGGGAACCTAAAGATTTCTTGACACCTCCTTACGTAACAGCAAAGCCGGAAATAACCACAACAAACGTGGACCCTAAAACTAAATTCATGGTTTTAGGATCTGATGGTCTTTTCGAGTTGTTGAGTAATGACGAAATCGCAGGTCTCGTTGTGAAATGGATGGAATCACATCctatcaaaaagaatttcaaaatgttGAAGGAACAATCTCCACAAGGTAAATTACCAAAGCTAGAAGACATCTCCCCAGACAAAGAAGCACAAAGGCCTGCTTTTAGGTACCAAAGCTCCAAAAAACCTGACTCTAAGAGCGAATATCTCATGCAAGACGAAAACGTAGCAACTCATCTAATCAGAAACGCTCTCAGTGGAGGCGGTAACAAAGAATACGTTTCTACATTGGTCAGTATACCTCCAACGAAGAGTAGACGTTACAGAGACGACTTGACTGTCACCGTTGTCTTTTTCGGTGAAGAAACTGAGGGCATTGATGGTAAATTAGAACTCAACCACAAAGCCACCAAACCAGAAGAATCTAAACTCTGA
- the APP1 gene encoding phosphatidate phosphatase APP1 (similar to uniprot|Q75CK0 Ashbya gossypii ACL081C ACL081Cp and weakly similar to YNL094W uniprot|P53933 Saccharomyces cerevisiae YNL094W APP1 Protein of unknown function interacts with Rvs161p and Rvs167p computational analysis of protein-protein interactions in large-scale studies suggests a possible role in actin filament organization) — protein sequence MDPSLAADGSSWGANVPYGRRQRIYNMVKHTKDSYFNAAKNSLKNYYGNDMSPAEARALEFQMFPPKLLCYPSYSRKLSDSIYVTELRGLIYSTGQRSKRNSILLSICKQFLRNDPPPNVEQRLESLQNDSNISLDSSSTTSSSTSSGQLSMGDGVAPLTQEQVLRQRIAGFMNKHLPNVNLLTTLYNGSNDKMDQITVSDNSGGFNILLSTEFKPAGAKVKCLETGLVQDCQIFYVENSGVGLISDIDDTIKHTGIVGDKRSIFLNVFVNGFEQWKIQDMPLWYTTLKDSKAVDFFYVSNAPAQIYPILSEYIGENYPLGPMFLKQYSGNLLSSIMKSSAQRKLASILKICNDFPNKKFILVGDSGEQDLEAYVSAASQFPKQIIGIYIRCCKNSMSDESENDVRVMKALNDHIKKFYLDQIKEEDDIPDLIQFDSDSDSDVAPAKTDKKQPVKKKPPQVLKKKPVLSDALQREISESKSSGTQPPLPPRKPTRLKMRSMDNAVYSIPSSQNDYGTYSEFFDKKAESWNERVKVAVKKLKENDVKASFMFFNDPILCLEDSINKIDSL from the coding sequence ATGGACCCGTCTTTAGCTGCTGATGGATCCTCATGGGGTGCTAACGTGCCGTATGGTAGGAGACAGCGAATCTATAATATGGTGAAGCACACCAAGGATTCGTACTTCAATGCTGCcaaaaactctttgaagaactatTACGGGAATGACATGTCACCTGCAGAGGCAAGGGCTTTAGAGTTTCAAATGTTCCCACCTAAGCTGCTTTGTTACCCATCATACTCAAGAAAACTATCGGATAGTATCTATGTCACAGAATTAAGAGGGTTGATATATTCTACCGGTCAACGAAGCAAAAGAAACAGTATTCTTTTGTCTATTTGCAAACAGTTTTTAAGAAACGATCCTCCACCTAACGTTGAACAAAGATTAGAATCTTTGCAAAACGATTCTAATATCTCGTTGGACAGTTCATCTACGACGTCATCATCCACAAGCTCAGGTCAACTGTCAATGGGAGATGGGGTTGCTCCCTTGACACAGGAACAAGTTTTAAGGCAAAGAATAGCGGGGTTCATGAATAAACATCTCCCGAACGTCAACCTTCTAACTACGCTGTATAACGGATCAAATGATAAGATGGATCAAATAACGGTCTCTGATAACTCTGGTGGGTTTAATATTTTACTCAGTACCGAATTTAAACCAGCTGGTGCAAAAGTTAAATGCTTGGAAACCGGGCTAGTCCAAGATTGCCAGATTTTTTATGTCGAAAACAGTGGAGTTGGACTTATTAGTGACATAGATGATACAATAAAACACACAGGTATTGTTGGAGATAAAAGATCGATCTTTTTGAACGTTTTTGTCAACGGATTTGAACAATGGAAAATTCAAGATATGCCATTATGGTATACGACATTAAAAGATAGCAAAGCAGTTGATTTCTTTTATGTATCAAATGCCCCTGCTCAGATATACCCAATATTATCGGAATATATTGGTGAAAACTATCCGTTAGGACCCATGTTCCTCAAACAGTATTCTGGTAACTTACTCTCAAGTATTATGAAATCCAGTGCACAGAGAAAGCTTGCatcaatattgaaaatatgCAATGATTTCCCGAACAAAAAGTTCATTCTGGTAGGTGATTCCGGTGAGCAAGACCTCGAAGCTTACGTATCGGCTGCGAGTCAATTTCCAAAACAGATTATTGGAATATACATCAGATGTTGCAAGAATTCAATGAGtgatgaatctgaaaatGACGTAAGAGTTATGAAAGCTTTAAATGATCATATTAAAAAGTTTTATTTAGACCAGataaaggaagaagatgatatcCCCGATTTAATCCAATTTGACTCAGATTCAGATTCAGATGTTGCCCCAGCTAAAACGGATAAAAAACAGCCTGTCAAAAAAAAGCCTCCACAGGTTCTAAAAAAGAAGCCAGTTTTGAGTGATGCTCTTCAGCGTGAAATTTCTGAATCTAAATCGTCTGGCACACAACCACCTTTACCTCCTAGAAAACCAACAAGACTAAAGATGCGCAGTATGGACAACGCTGtatattcaattccatCCTCGCAGAATGATTATGGAACATATTCTGAGTTCTTTGATAAAAAGGCTGAAAGTTGGAATGAAAGAGTTAAAGTTGCTGTAAAAAAGTTAAAAGAAAACGACGTTAAAGCTAGCTTCatgtttttcaatgatccCATTTTGTGCTTGGAAGATAGCATAAATAAAATTGATTCATTATGA
- the VPS21 gene encoding Rab family GTPase VPS21 (highly similar to uniprot|P36017 Saccharomyces cerevisiae YOR089C VPS21 Rab5-like GTPase involved in vacuolar protein sorting and endocytosis post vesicle internalization geranylgeranylated geranylgeranylation required for membrane association) — MNSNVTSIKLVLLGEAAVGKSSIVLRFVSNDFAENKEPTIGAAFLTQRVNMADHTIKFEIWDTAGQERFASLAPMYYRNAQAALVVYDVTKPQSFIKARHWVKELHEQASKGIVIALVGNKMDLLESEEDRKVAKEEAEKLSQEENLLFFETSAKTGDNVNEVFLAIGEKIPLKKSDGSNTDGLRGTEDGRIDLNKPDDTSNPNSCGC, encoded by the coding sequence ATGAATTCAAACGTTACGTCTATCAAGTTGGTACTCCTAGGAGAAGCTGCGGTGGGGAAATCTTCCATTGTTTTGCGCTTTGTGTCCAATGATTTTGCTGAGAATAAAGAACCCACTATTGGAGCAGCCTTTCTAACACAGCGAGTAAATATGGCTGACCACACAATAAAGTTTGAAATCTGGGATACTGCTGGTCAGGAAAGATTTGCATCGTTGGCCCCAATGTATTATAGAAATGCTCAAGCAGCTTTAGTGGTTTATGATGTAACAAAGCCGCAGTCATTTATCAAGGCTCGCCACTGGGTAAAAGAATTACACGAACAAGCGAGCAAAGGGATTGTAATCGCATTGGTTGGAAATAAGATGGATTTGTTGGAATCTGAAGAGGATAGGAAAGTAGCCAAAGAAGAGGCTGAAAAATTGTCACAGGAAGAGAACCTTTTATTCTTCGAGACTAGCGCTAAGACTGGTGATAACGTCAACGAAGTGTTCTTGGCCATTGGAGAGAAAATACCCTTAAAGAAGTCGGATGGGTCCAATACCGATGGGTTACGTGGAACAGAAGATGGAAGGATCGACTTGAACAAACCCGATGATACCTCGAATCCCAACTCATGTGGTTGTTAA
- a CDS encoding S-adenosylmethionine-dependent methyltransferase (similar to uniprot|P53934 Saccharomyces cerevisiae YNL092W Putative S-adenosylmethionine-dependent methyltransferase of the seven beta-strand family) → MDGQDEENDVLLLERTASSFFRYKEFALEEFWRPRILRWESLSEHQKQMIPWYNSYLEDVHDAIETNSIFYMNLLERSVKLWGLNSDPNLWAQPSGTDMRKTISMLNQIAREWSTHCEEERDQFLLLLTEFLEEKFPSDRNTIKILIPGAGLGRLAVEMVRLGFNTEANEVSYHMLMNSQFIMDGGLQKEQIALFPFVHSFSHHINRAEQLRQVNIPDMNIVEEVGGNGLLSMVAGSFPDLYGPNVNIKQSESYSNSAYIREVRAANRGSKHVVITNFFIDTCSNILDYLETITHVLKVDGYWINFGPFMYHFEQDHQTEMTADFDAYTGELSNILDTPLRGIELSHEDILEVATTHFPFKLLKQQTNISSSYGTNKLDISMLGYQCSFWVLQKT, encoded by the coding sequence ATGGATGGCCAAGATGAGGAGAATGATGTGCTATTATTGGAGCGTACTGCTAGCTCGTTTTTTCGTTACAAGGAATTTGCGTTAGAAGAGTTCTGGCGACCCAGAATACTTAGGTGGGAATCACTGTCCGAGCATcagaaacaaatgatacCATGGTATAACTCATATCTTGAGGATGTACATGATGCGATCGAAACAAACTCCATTTTTTACATGAATCTGTTGGAACGTTCTGTGAAATTGTGGGGATTAAATAGTGATCCAAACTTATGGGCTCAACCCAGCGGCACAGATATGAGAAAAACAATCTCAATGCTTAATCAGATAGCAAGAGAATGGTCAACGCATTGTGAAGAGGAAAGGGATCAATTTTTACTGTTGCTAACAGAATTTTTAGAAGAAAAGTTTCCAAGCGACCGTAATacaatcaaaatattaatTCCTGGCGCAGGCTTGGGTCGTCTAGCTGTAGAGATGGTCCGGTTGGGTTTTAATACTGAGGCCAATGAAGTCTCATACCATATGCTAATGAATAGCCAGTTTATCATGGATGGAGGTCTTCAAAAGGAACAGATCGCtctttttccatttgtgcattcattttctcatcACATTAATAGGGCAGAGCAGCTACGGCAAGTAAACATTCCAGATATGAATATAGTCGAGGAAGTTGGGGGCAATGGACTTCTTTCCATGGTAGCAGGATCCTTTCCGGATCTGTATGGACCAAATGTCAATATTAAACAATCAGAATCCTATTCCAATTCGGCATATATCAGGGAAGTTAGGGCAGCAAATAGAGGTAGTAAGCACGTCGTCATcaccaatttcttcattgataCATGCTCTAATATCTTAGATTATTTGGAAACAATTACTCATGTTTTGAAAGTTGATGGTTACTGGATTAATTTTGGACCCTTCATGTATcattttgaacaagatcATCAAACTGAGATGACTGCCGATTTTGATGCATATACGGGGGAATTATCGAACATATTAGATACCCCCTTAAGGGGAATAGAATTGAGTCATGAAGATATTCTTGAAGTGGCAACTACTCACTTTCCGttcaaattattgaaacaaCAAACCAATATTTCGTCCAGTTACGGCACTAATAAGCTAGATATATCAATGTTAGGTTACCAATGTTCATTTTGGGTTCTACAGAAAACATAA
- the ECM3 gene encoding putative ATPase ECM3 (similar to gnl|GLV|CAGL0G06468g Candida glabrata CAGL0G06468g and some similarites with YOR092W uniprot|Q99252 Saccharomyces cerevisiae YOR092W ECM3 Non-essential protein of unknown function) — MGLTVGEAIWASVKPIIKIYMIIATGFGLAKGNILTVAATRTCSDIVLTVLLPSLSFNKIVSSIDYRDAKDVGIICLTAVMIFGTGLFFAFVVRKVLPVPKKWRGGILAGGTFPNISDLPIAILQTMDQGLLFTEEEADKGIASVIIFLAMFMICIFNLGGFRLIEMDFEYADEENASIQTPLEPPAQSNASQFHLQTDSQSFCSKENDRAVNSINSQEAVTSPIQLAEDNVISRRLTNATAASAQSLSSSLRSIDLRSMPPENVHDLIKEYSNVDQYGARRNSVTSTIKPETEDSGQVPLRKEFTTLKRIVTSDATVTGQDIKESANILPSRVRNIPGMSVLLFFLKNFLRPCSMAVFLALLIAFIPWLKALFVTTSNGPYIHPAPDGQPALNFIMDYTGYLGNASVPFGLMLLGATLGRLKIKKLYPGFWKSAAILVVLRLCIMPIFGVLWCDRLVKAGWLNWQDDSMLLLVIVIDWGLPTMTTIIFFTASFTPPDSEDTTQMDCVAFFLILQYPVLIISLPFLVTYFLLVQMKV, encoded by the coding sequence ATGGGGTTGACTGTAGGAGAAGCGATCTGGGCTTCAGTGAAGCCTATTATTAAGATTTATATGATTATAGCGACTGGGTTTGGTTTGGCTAAGGGGAATATCCTTACCGTCGCAGCAACCCGGACATGCTCAGATATCGTTCTAACGGTCTTACTACCGTCGCTATCATTTAACAAAATCGTTTCAAGTATTGATTATAGGGATGCCAAGGATGTCGGTATCATTTGTTTGACGGCAGTCATGATATTTGGTACAGGGCTTTTCTTTGCATTTGTAGTTAGGAAAGTGCTTCCCGTACCGAAAAAATGGCGTGGTGGTATATTAGCCGGTGGGACATTCCCAAATATCAGTGATTTACCAATCGCTATATTACAAACTATGGATCAAGGTCTTCTTTtcacagaagaagaagcagatAAGGGTATTGCTTCTGTGATTATTTTCTTGGCCATGTTTATGATTTGCATCTTCAACTTAGGAGGCTTTAGACTTATAGAAATGGATTTCGAGTACGCGGATGAGGAGAATGCCTCTATTCAGACACCACTCGAACCACCTGCGCAATCTAATGCATCTcagtttcatcttcaaactgATTCACAATCATTCtgttcaaaagaaaacgatCGTGCTGTAAATTCCATCAATTCTCAGGAAGCTGTTACTTCTCCAATACAGCTTGCTGAGGATAATGTAATTTCAAGGCGCCTTACTAATGCAACGGCGGCCAGTGCCCAGTCTCTCAGTTCATCGCTAAGGTCGATTGACCTAAGATCTATGCCTCCGGAAAATGTTCACGATTTAATAAAAGAATACTCTAATGTAGACCAATACGGAGCTCGCAGAAATTCTGTTACATCCACCATAAAACCCGAAACCGAGGATTCAGGTCAGGTCCCTCTTAGAAAAGAGTTCACAACTTTGAAGAGAATTGTCACATCAGATGCTACCGTAACTGGCcaagatatcaaagaatcagCTAACATTTTACCCTCGAGAGTCAGAAATATTCCTGGTATGAGTGTACTGCTTTTCTTCCTCAAGAACTTTTTAAGACCGTGTTCGATGGCTGTTTTCCTAGCATTACTTATTGCATTCATTCCTTGGCTTAAGGCTCTGTTCGTTACTACCTCCAATGGACCGTACATTCATCCAGCACCAGACGGTCAGCCGGCTCTGAATTTCATTATGGATTATACAGGATACTTAGGAAATGCATCAGTGCCTTTTGGATTGATGCTTTTGGGAGCAACATTAGGCAGACTTAAGATCAAAAAGCTATATCCAGGATTCTGGAAATCCGCTGCAATTTTAGTGGTCCTAAGATTGTGTATCATGCCGATATTTGGGGTTCTATGGTGTGATAGGCTAGTAAAAGCAGGTTGGTTAAATTGGCAGGACGATTCAATGTTGTTGCTGGTTATTGTTATCGATTGGGGTTTACCAACAATGACTACAATCATATTTTTTACAGCCAGTTTCACACCACCAGATTCGGAAGACACTACCCAAATGGATTGTGTagccttttttttgattttgcaATACCCTGTGCTGATAATAAGTCTGCCATTCCTGGTAACGTACTTCTTGCTAGTGCAAATGAAAGTGTAA
- the TMA46 gene encoding translation machinery-associated protein TMA46 (similar to uniprot|Q12000 Saccharomyces cerevisiae YOR091W RBF46 Hypothetical ORF), protein MPPKKKQQQQPAKKKDNVDKTFGMKNKNKSTKVQKFIKQVQSQQDPAKEEMKRKKLEEKKMREAAEAERRALFNPVLDQKVKAGVDPKTVLCALFKIGNCNKGARCKFSHDMNVGRRVEKRDLYQDTRSEKEEDTMDNWDEAKLRSVILSKHGNPRTTTEKVCKYFIEAVENGKYGWFWICPNGGDKCMYKHSLPEGFVLKTKEQKRLEMEAFEKKPKITLEEFIETERERLDKRNLTPITMDNFAEWKKNHRIERLNLEKENNLKKKPSGREVVLKKYTEDKRFDLVDETDSTNGSAWDLTEFTKALRDEDSNGSSGIKDYGDGSNPTFELPSRDGPSKQSTTLTA, encoded by the coding sequence ATGccaccaaagaagaagcagcagcaacagccTGCTAAGAAGAAGGACAATGTTGACAAAACGTTCGGtatgaagaacaagaataaATCCACCAAGGTgcaaaaattcatcaagcAAGTTCAATCACAGCAGGATCCTGCAAAGGAAGAAATGAAACGGaagaagttggaagaaaagaagatgagagAGGCTGCAGAGGCAGAAAGAAGAGCTTTATTCAATCCGGTACTGGACCAGAAGGTGAAAGCTGGTGTGGATCCTAAAACTGTGCTCTGTGCGTTATTCAAGATTGGTAATTGTAACAAAGGTGCACGCTGTAAGTTCTCGCATGATATGAATGTCGGACGTAGAGTGGAGAAGAGAGATTTGTATCAGGACACAAGAagtgaaaaggaagaagatacTATGGACAATTGGGATGAAGCTAAGTTGAGAAGTGTGATTTTGTCCAAGCATGGTAATCCTAGAACAACCACTGAAAAGGTttgtaaatatttcatcGAAGCTGTCGAAAACGGTAAGTACGGGTGGTTTTGGATTTGTCCTAACGGCGGTGATAAATGTATGTACAAGCACTCCTTACCGGAAGGATTCGTATTAAAGACTAAAGAACAGAAGAGGTTAGAAATGGAGGCCTTTGAGAAGAAGCCAAAGAtcactttggaagaattcaTCGAAACCGAAAGGGAACGCTTGGATAAGAGAAATTTGACACCAATTACAATGGACAACTTTGCTgaatggaagaagaaccacAGAATTGAAAGGCTCAATCtagaaaaagagaataacttgaagaaaaaaccTAGTGGACGTGAAGTCGtgctgaagaaatatacAGAAGACAAGAGATTTGATCTCGTCGATGAAACTGATTCCACGAACGGTTCAGCGTGGGATTTGACCGAGTTCACAAAAGCATTAAGAGATGAAGATAGTAATGGATCTAGTGGAATCAAAGATTATGGTGATGGTAGTAATCCTACTTTTGAACTGCCTAGCAGAGATGGCCCATCTAAACAAAGCACTACACTTACTGCCTGA